One window from the genome of Bacillus rossius redtenbacheri isolate Brsri chromosome 12, Brsri_v3, whole genome shotgun sequence encodes:
- the LOC134537825 gene encoding RNA-binding protein Ro60-like, with protein sequence MATSPETRLKRFLHYGSELQLYQPGDRLAQNHFVRDNLTAVSDLLADETKTPDAIVAHIVKAYSDGYSAHPAGLVFALAVCARQKESTPLRVAAYNAVRTVCKSLDSLFLFVKFMSELAAPNSGWGRGLRRVVCDWYASLDAAELARLVSSYCTRYGWRHRDLVKSCHFKTDDTAKAAVIRYAMFGLKDAREKFGDRPEAQQVLAYLQAVEDLKHSQDEQQAARLVEIHGLTRQHVPAHFHKSREVWSALVPGLPLPELLQSVRQLGRMRLLKGRELLVGQVLDSLQDQAALADSRLHPAQVLVALRNYQASGKAVPYLVTAGAQIPVVRVPPPPPPNLKIIECLHMLLHSSFKMLVATGMRYLVALDVRPAMWAGRCAHCVSVSPAQAALLQALCLVKAERDVTVLTFLGDQRLQLLQLDPNYNFAQAEQNLKQMPGGDVDLTVPITWALNNKKAVDVFVILTDTHVKLPDSIKPSVALGKYRTQMNLPNTKYVTCAFASSKVMVACPSDPRMLDIVGFDCHVPSVIEGFSRGAF encoded by the exons ATGGCGACATCCCCGGAGACGAGGCTGAAGCGGTTCCTCCACTACGGCTCGGAGCTGCAGCTGTACCAGCCGGGCGACCGGCTGGCCCAGAACCACTTCGTGCGGGACAACCTGACCGCCGTGAGCGACCTGCTGGCGGACGAGACCAAGACCCCCGACGCGATCGTGGCTCACATCGTGAAG GCGTACAGCGACGGCTACTCGGCTCACCCCGCCGGCCTGGTGTTCGCGCTGGCCGTGTGCGCTCGCCAGAAGGAGAGCACGCCCCTGCGAGTGGCCGCGTACAACGCCGTCAGGACGGTGTGCAAGTCCCTCGACTCCCTCTTCCTCTTCGTCAAGTTCATGTCCGAGTTGGCGGCGCCGAACTCAG GCTGGGGCAGAGGGCTGCGCCGTGTCGTGTGCGACTGGTACGCCAGTCTCGACGCCGCGGAGCTGGCCCGGCTGGTCAGCAGCTACTGCACCCGCTACGGCTGGAGACACCGCGACCTCGTCAAGTCCTGCCACTTCAAGACAGACGACACTG CGAAAGCCGCGGTGATACGCTACGCCATGTTCGGGCTGAAGGACGCCAGGGAGAAGTTTGGGGACAGGCCGGAGGCGCAGCAGGTGCTGGCGTACCTGCAGGCGGTGGAGGACTTGAAGCACAGCCAGGACGAGCAGCAGGCGGCCCGACTGGTGGAGATCCACGGCCTCACTCGCCAGCACGTGCCCGCCCACTTCCACAAGTCCAGAGAG GTGTGGTCGGCGCTGGTGCCCGGCCTGCCGCTGCCCGAGCTGCTGCAGAGCGTGCGCCAGCTGGGGCGCATGCGGCTGCTGAAGGGCCGGGAGCTGCTGGTGGGCCAGGTGCTGGATTCCCTGCAGGACCAGGCAGCCCTCGCCGACTCCCGCCTGCACCCGGCCCAGGTCCTCGTCGCGCTGCGCAACTACCAGGCCAGCGGCAAGGCCGT GCCGTACCTGGTCACCGCTGGAGCCCAGATACCCGTGGTGCGCGTGCCTCCCCCGCCCCCGCCCAACCTCAAGATCATCGAGTGTCTACACATGCTGCTGCACTCGTCTTTCAAG ATGCTGGTGGCGACGGGCATGCGCTACCTGGTGGCGCTGGATGTCCGCCCGGCCATGTGGGCGGGCAGGTGCGCCCACTGCGTCAGCGTGTCACCCGCCCAGGCCGCGCTGCTGCAGGCCCTGTGCCTCGTGAAGGCAGAGCGCGACGTCACCGTGCTCACGTTCCTCGGCGACCAGCGGCTCCAGCTGCTGCAGCTCGACCCCAACTACAACTTCGCCCAGGCCGAGCAGAACCTCAAGCAG ATGCCCGGAGGGGACGTAGACCTAACAGTGCCAATAACTTGGGCACTAAATAACAAGAAGGCAGTCGATGTGTTTGTGATACTGACAGACACCCACGTCAAGTTGCCAGATAGCATCAAGCCTTCAGTAGCTTTGGGGAAGTACCGCACTCAAATGAACTTACCAAACACAAA GTATGTGActtgtgcctttgcatcatccaAGGTGATGGTAGCTTGCCCGTCAGACCCTAGAATGTTGGATATTGTAGGCTTTGATTGTCATGTTCCAAGTGTCATCGAGGGCTTTTCCAGGGGAGcattttaa